The Amycolatopsis sp. 195334CR genome window below encodes:
- the era gene encoding GTPase Era, with translation MSTTTHRSGFACFVGRPNAGKSTLTNALVGSKVAITSSKPQTTRHAIRGVVHREDAQLVIVDTPGLHRPRTLLGERLNDIVHSTWSEVDVVGFCVPADEKVGPGDRFIAAELAKIARRTPVIGVVTKTDLVPKERVAEQLLALQKVMEFAELVPVSAVDGFQVRTLADLLVSRLPEGPQLYPDGDLTDEPEQTLVAELIREAALEGVHDELPHSIAVTVEEMLPREGRNDLIDVHAFLYVERPSQKGIILGHKGERLREVGARARRQIEALLGSKVYLDLHIKVAKEWQRDPKQLRRLGF, from the coding sequence ATGAGCACCACCACCCACCGCTCCGGTTTCGCCTGCTTCGTCGGCCGCCCGAACGCGGGCAAGTCCACGCTGACCAACGCGCTGGTCGGCAGCAAGGTCGCGATCACCTCCAGCAAGCCGCAGACCACCCGGCACGCGATCCGGGGCGTGGTGCACCGCGAGGACGCCCAGCTGGTCATCGTGGACACGCCGGGCCTGCACCGGCCGCGCACGCTGCTCGGCGAGCGGCTCAACGACATCGTGCACTCGACCTGGTCCGAGGTGGACGTGGTCGGGTTCTGCGTGCCCGCGGACGAGAAGGTGGGGCCCGGTGACCGGTTCATCGCGGCGGAGCTGGCCAAGATCGCCCGCCGCACGCCGGTGATCGGCGTGGTGACCAAGACGGATCTGGTGCCGAAGGAGCGGGTGGCCGAGCAGCTGCTCGCGCTGCAGAAGGTGATGGAGTTCGCCGAGCTGGTGCCGGTGTCCGCGGTCGACGGATTCCAGGTGCGGACGCTGGCCGATCTGCTGGTTTCGCGCCTGCCGGAGGGGCCGCAGCTGTACCCGGACGGCGATCTGACCGACGAGCCGGAGCAGACGCTGGTCGCCGAGCTGATCCGGGAGGCCGCGCTCGAAGGCGTGCACGACGAGCTGCCGCACTCGATCGCGGTGACCGTCGAGGAGATGCTGCCGCGCGAGGGACGTAACGATCTGATCGACGTTCACGCGTTCCTGTATGTGGAGCGCCCCAGCCAGAAGGGCATAATCCTGGGGCACAAGGGGGAGCGGCTGCGGGAGGTCGGGGCGCGGGCGCGGCGGCAGATCGAGGCGCTGCTCGGCAGCAAGGTCTACCTGGATCTGCACATCAAGGTGGCGAAGGAATGGCAGCGGGACCCGAAGCAACTGCGACGGCTGGGTTTCTAG
- a CDS encoding CD225/dispanin family protein gives MTGPFQQPPGGYGPGYGYGPPNYGPPNYGPPPENHLVWAILTTIMCCLPLGVVAIVKSNQVNTLWLSGHFEAAHKAADEAKKWAMWSALSMVILFALYILIFVVFLGIGLFGIGAVV, from the coding sequence ATGACCGGTCCGTTTCAGCAACCGCCGGGTGGTTACGGTCCCGGTTACGGGTATGGGCCGCCGAACTACGGACCGCCGAACTACGGGCCGCCGCCGGAGAACCACCTGGTGTGGGCGATCCTGACCACGATCATGTGCTGCCTGCCGCTGGGGGTGGTGGCGATCGTGAAGTCCAACCAGGTCAACACGTTGTGGCTGTCCGGGCACTTCGAGGCCGCGCACAAGGCGGCCGACGAGGCGAAGAAGTGGGCCATGTGGTCGGCGCTGAGCATGGTCATCCTGTTCGCGCTCTACATCCTGATCTTCGTGGTGTTCCTCGGGATCGGGCTGTTCGGGATCGGGGCCGTGGTGTGA
- a CDS encoding DUF2752 domain-containing protein: MSQVAGEYTGIYNGIPARTFAERARALGPPAAVVAAGAAGCVAVLLGDPTTPGGFLPVCPTHSLLGIACPGCGGLRMMYSLLHGDLLGALHYNALSLVVVLLSVWSIVAWAIGRWRGRWLNSWLHWKWTPLAFGVAFTVWFVVRNLPFAPFNALYV, translated from the coding sequence GTGAGCCAGGTGGCGGGCGAGTACACCGGGATCTACAACGGGATCCCGGCGCGCACCTTCGCCGAGCGGGCGCGGGCGCTGGGCCCGCCCGCGGCGGTGGTCGCGGCCGGGGCGGCGGGGTGCGTCGCGGTGCTGCTCGGCGACCCGACCACGCCCGGCGGTTTCCTGCCGGTGTGCCCGACGCACTCGCTGCTGGGCATCGCCTGCCCCGGCTGCGGCGGGCTGCGGATGATGTACAGCCTGCTGCACGGGGATCTGCTGGGGGCGTTGCACTACAACGCGTTGTCGTTGGTGGTGGTGCTGTTGTCGGTGTGGAGCATCGTCGCGTGGGCGATCGGCCGGTGGCGCGGGCGGTGGCTGAACAGCTGGCTGCACTGGAAGTGGACGCCGCTGGCGTTCGGGGTGGCGTTCACCGTCTGGTTCGTCGTCCGCAATCTTCCGTTCGCGCCGTTCAACGCTTTGTACGTGTGA
- a CDS encoding RDD family protein, whose translation MNKPQDEPELTTRLQPPGAGGQPARPAGEDLTQRVSPEGIFPPVGDSGATQRVSAEDAGLTQRIPGADAGATQRVFGDEPGLTQRINHPGQGAAQSSGQAPGQVPPGQVPPGQVSQPGQAPPNPFAPQPGQASAPFGQPPQGGQAPGGQAPQAFGQPTGPQPTGLQPTGPQPAGPQPTGSQPTGPQPGQAAVPFGQPGQPGQSGQFGQPGQADQPGQGSQPFGQPGQQAQSFSPGPAGASPFPQPPGQAAPFGPPGHQQLASWGQRVGGYLLDLAPVLAVVAIGGLVMIGSITAGAIIMGLGWLGGMVWLVLNRWIQAGKTGQSLGRRMMGIKLVGEETGAPIGAGSAFVRDLCHAADSAACYVGFLWPLWDEKNQTFADKIVKTIVVTAPKGN comes from the coding sequence GTGAACAAGCCGCAGGACGAGCCGGAGCTGACCACGCGCCTGCAGCCGCCGGGGGCGGGCGGGCAGCCCGCGCGGCCGGCCGGTGAGGACCTGACGCAACGGGTGTCGCCGGAAGGAATCTTCCCGCCGGTGGGGGATTCGGGTGCCACGCAACGGGTTTCGGCGGAGGATGCCGGTCTCACCCAACGCATCCCGGGGGCCGACGCGGGCGCCACGCAACGCGTCTTCGGCGATGAGCCGGGCTTGACGCAGCGCATCAATCACCCGGGGCAGGGTGCCGCGCAGTCCTCCGGCCAGGCGCCGGGCCAGGTTCCGCCGGGCCAGGTTCCGCCAGGACAGGTGTCGCAGCCGGGACAGGCTCCGCCGAACCCGTTCGCCCCGCAGCCGGGCCAGGCCTCGGCGCCGTTCGGCCAGCCGCCCCAGGGCGGCCAGGCACCGGGCGGCCAGGCACCGCAAGCCTTCGGCCAACCGACCGGCCCGCAACCGACGGGCCTGCAGCCGACGGGCCCGCAGCCGGCGGGCCCCCAACCGACCGGATCACAGCCGACGGGCCCGCAGCCGGGCCAGGCCGCGGTGCCGTTCGGCCAACCCGGGCAGCCAGGCCAATCCGGCCAGTTCGGCCAGCCGGGCCAGGCCGATCAGCCAGGCCAGGGATCGCAGCCGTTCGGCCAGCCCGGCCAGCAAGCCCAGTCCTTCTCACCCGGCCCAGCCGGGGCGAGTCCCTTCCCGCAGCCGCCCGGCCAGGCCGCTCCCTTCGGCCCGCCCGGCCACCAGCAGCTCGCCTCCTGGGGCCAGCGCGTCGGCGGGTACCTGCTCGACCTGGCCCCCGTCCTCGCCGTGGTGGCGATCGGCGGGCTGGTGATGATCGGCTCGATCACCGCCGGGGCGATCATCATGGGCCTCGGCTGGCTCGGCGGCATGGTCTGGCTGGTGCTCAACCGGTGGATCCAGGCGGGCAAGACCGGCCAGTCCCTCGGCCGCCGGATGATGGGGATCAAGCTCGTCGGCGAGGAGACCGGGGCGCCGATCGGCGCGGGCTCGGCGTTCGTGCGCGATCTTTGTCACGCCGCCGATTCCGCCGCCTGCTACGTCGGTTTCCTCTGGCCGCTGTGGGACGAGAAGAACCAGACCTTCGCCGACAAGATCGTGAAGACGATCGTCGTCACGGCACCGAAGGGAA